The Arachis hypogaea cultivar Tifrunner chromosome 16, arahy.Tifrunner.gnm2.J5K5, whole genome shotgun sequence genome contains a region encoding:
- the LOC112758054 gene encoding calmodulin-binding protein 60 B isoform X1 — translation MAPNKRGSLSDEGNDERDLQLPLCKRKAALPDTRYLSSLDSTNHMALILEPVIRKVLQEMMPPMLEQVMPRMLEQVIPPILQRYLPSPCDGLSVRGQISPAAGRGRSLQLCLMKGLPATIFTQISITAEDSSPLQVAVCDATIQNIKVTNSLKVQLCVLKGDFESEDWTAEEFNSNIESPREGKGPLLKGDTVITMENGVGFFKNVEFTDNSCWTRSGKFRLGIKVLSSNSSPAADIKEARSERIRVKDKRGVANEKPDRPSLDDKVSCLRKIAKNGPIRKQLSSNGIKTVKDLLRLLTTDQASLKQKTGHIPGKSWEKIIEHAKSCAIDNDERYIYQYFAGTAEQPIAASLVLNCIYEPVAISFDGQNFCSLESLSSEGKTCACEWQRWVETAKRQAYKNLKDLKPFGASSAGQSLENFDFPVSHQQGQGVGQAQMVQASASTASYIGEGAQSVNEQVGCSSQHQVGWEEFVDDSGWSNISMNAIQVDPYPNYSDPVYPSYYVGGDYGATSSNDSFPIFDVHYSSKGGCNTVWAKIRTAVIRNVLKWAILYAAKRKPKLLVPYQ, via the exons ATGGCACCAAACAAGAGAGGATCATTAAGCGATGAGGGTAATGATGAGAGAGACCTTCAGCTCCCTCTTTGTAAACGAAAAGCAGCACTACCAGACACCCGGTACctctcttctcttgattccaCCAATCACATGGCGTTGATCTTGGAACCTGTAATTCGGAAAGTG TTACAGGAGATGATGCCACCTATGCTAGAACAGGTGATGCCACGTATGCTGGAACAGGTGATTCCACCTATACTGCAGCGTTACCTACCTTCTCCATG TGATGGATTATCGGTCAGGGGGCAGATTAGTCCAGCAGCTGGTAGAGGCAGATCATTGCAGTTATGTCTGATGAAAGGGTTGCCTGCAACCATTTTCACACAGATCAGCATCACAGCAGAGGACAGTTCTCCGCTCCAGGTTGCAGTGTGTGATGCCACAATTCAGAACATCAAGGTAACGAACTCCTTGAAGGTCCAGCTGTGTGTCCTGAAGGGTGATTTTGAAAGTGAGGATTGGACTGCTGAGGAATTCAATAGCAACATAGAAAGTCCAAGAGAAGGAAAAGGACCATTACTCAAGGGAGACACGGTTATTACCATGGAAAATGGAGTTGGCTTTTTCAAGAATGTTGAGTTTACTGATAACTCTTGCTGGACAAGAAGCGGCAAGTTCCGGCTTGGAATTAAGGTACTGTCATCGAATTCATCCCCTGCAGCAGACATCAAGGAAGCAAGAAGCGAGCGTATAAGGGTGAAGGATAAGCGAGGAGTGG CAAATGAGAAACCGGATCGTCCTTCGTTGGATGACAAGGTGAGTTGTCTACGTAAGATAGCGAAAAATGGTCCGATCCGCAAGCAGCTGTCCTCGAATGGAATCAAAACTGTCAAGGATCTGTTGCGCTTGCTCACAACTGACCAAGCTTCACTAAAACAG AAAACCGGCCACATTCCGGGGAAGTCGTGGGAGAAGATTATTGAGCATGCCAAGTCTTGTGCCATAGATAATGATGAGCGCTACATCTATCAGTATTTCGCAGGAACAGCAGAGCAACCAATAGCAGCATCCCTTGTCTTAAATTGCATCTATGAGCCTGTGGCGATTTCATTTGATGGCCAAAATTTTTGCAGCCTAGAGTCTTTGAGTTCGGAAGGCAAg ACTTGTGCATGTGAATGGCAGCGTTGGGTGGAAACTGCAAAGCGGCAAGCATACAAGAACTTGAAGGATTTGAAGCCATTTGGCGCAAGTTCAGCGGGTCAATCTCTGGAAAACTTTGATTTCCCAGTTTCTCATCAGCAAG GGCAAGGAGTAGGGCAAGCACAAATGGTTCAAGCATCGGCATCGACAGCATCATATATTGGTGAAGGCGCACAGAGTGTTAACGAGCAAGTAGGGTGTTCCAGTCAACATCAGGTGGGATGGGAAGAGTTCGTTGACGATAGCGGATGGAGCAACATCAGCATGAATGCAATACAGGTTGATCCGTATCCAAATTACTCGGACCCAGTTTACCCCTCTTACTATGTTGGAGGTGATTATGGGGCAACATCATCCAACGATTCATTCCCTATCTTTGATGTTCATTATTCAAGCAAAGGTGGGTGCAACACTGTGTGGGCTAAAATCCGAACTGCTGTCATTCGTAATGTTCTTAAATGGGCCATTCTCTATGCCGCCAAAAGGAAGCCCAAGCTTCTTGTTCCCTATCAGTAA
- the LOC112758054 gene encoding calmodulin-binding protein 60 B isoform X2, whose product MAPNKRGSLSDEGNDERDLQLPLCKRKAALPDTRYLSSLDSTNHMALILEPVIRKVLQEMMPPMLEQVMPRMLEQVIPPILQRYLPSPWGQISPAAGRGRSLQLCLMKGLPATIFTQISITAEDSSPLQVAVCDATIQNIKVTNSLKVQLCVLKGDFESEDWTAEEFNSNIESPREGKGPLLKGDTVITMENGVGFFKNVEFTDNSCWTRSGKFRLGIKVLSSNSSPAADIKEARSERIRVKDKRGVANEKPDRPSLDDKVSCLRKIAKNGPIRKQLSSNGIKTVKDLLRLLTTDQASLKQKTGHIPGKSWEKIIEHAKSCAIDNDERYIYQYFAGTAEQPIAASLVLNCIYEPVAISFDGQNFCSLESLSSEGKTCACEWQRWVETAKRQAYKNLKDLKPFGASSAGQSLENFDFPVSHQQGQGVGQAQMVQASASTASYIGEGAQSVNEQVGCSSQHQVGWEEFVDDSGWSNISMNAIQVDPYPNYSDPVYPSYYVGGDYGATSSNDSFPIFDVHYSSKGGCNTVWAKIRTAVIRNVLKWAILYAAKRKPKLLVPYQ is encoded by the exons ATGGCACCAAACAAGAGAGGATCATTAAGCGATGAGGGTAATGATGAGAGAGACCTTCAGCTCCCTCTTTGTAAACGAAAAGCAGCACTACCAGACACCCGGTACctctcttctcttgattccaCCAATCACATGGCGTTGATCTTGGAACCTGTAATTCGGAAAGTG TTACAGGAGATGATGCCACCTATGCTAGAACAGGTGATGCCACGTATGCTGGAACAGGTGATTCCACCTATACTGCAGCGTTACCTACCTTCTCCATG GGGGCAGATTAGTCCAGCAGCTGGTAGAGGCAGATCATTGCAGTTATGTCTGATGAAAGGGTTGCCTGCAACCATTTTCACACAGATCAGCATCACAGCAGAGGACAGTTCTCCGCTCCAGGTTGCAGTGTGTGATGCCACAATTCAGAACATCAAGGTAACGAACTCCTTGAAGGTCCAGCTGTGTGTCCTGAAGGGTGATTTTGAAAGTGAGGATTGGACTGCTGAGGAATTCAATAGCAACATAGAAAGTCCAAGAGAAGGAAAAGGACCATTACTCAAGGGAGACACGGTTATTACCATGGAAAATGGAGTTGGCTTTTTCAAGAATGTTGAGTTTACTGATAACTCTTGCTGGACAAGAAGCGGCAAGTTCCGGCTTGGAATTAAGGTACTGTCATCGAATTCATCCCCTGCAGCAGACATCAAGGAAGCAAGAAGCGAGCGTATAAGGGTGAAGGATAAGCGAGGAGTGG CAAATGAGAAACCGGATCGTCCTTCGTTGGATGACAAGGTGAGTTGTCTACGTAAGATAGCGAAAAATGGTCCGATCCGCAAGCAGCTGTCCTCGAATGGAATCAAAACTGTCAAGGATCTGTTGCGCTTGCTCACAACTGACCAAGCTTCACTAAAACAG AAAACCGGCCACATTCCGGGGAAGTCGTGGGAGAAGATTATTGAGCATGCCAAGTCTTGTGCCATAGATAATGATGAGCGCTACATCTATCAGTATTTCGCAGGAACAGCAGAGCAACCAATAGCAGCATCCCTTGTCTTAAATTGCATCTATGAGCCTGTGGCGATTTCATTTGATGGCCAAAATTTTTGCAGCCTAGAGTCTTTGAGTTCGGAAGGCAAg ACTTGTGCATGTGAATGGCAGCGTTGGGTGGAAACTGCAAAGCGGCAAGCATACAAGAACTTGAAGGATTTGAAGCCATTTGGCGCAAGTTCAGCGGGTCAATCTCTGGAAAACTTTGATTTCCCAGTTTCTCATCAGCAAG GGCAAGGAGTAGGGCAAGCACAAATGGTTCAAGCATCGGCATCGACAGCATCATATATTGGTGAAGGCGCACAGAGTGTTAACGAGCAAGTAGGGTGTTCCAGTCAACATCAGGTGGGATGGGAAGAGTTCGTTGACGATAGCGGATGGAGCAACATCAGCATGAATGCAATACAGGTTGATCCGTATCCAAATTACTCGGACCCAGTTTACCCCTCTTACTATGTTGGAGGTGATTATGGGGCAACATCATCCAACGATTCATTCCCTATCTTTGATGTTCATTATTCAAGCAAAGGTGGGTGCAACACTGTGTGGGCTAAAATCCGAACTGCTGTCATTCGTAATGTTCTTAAATGGGCCATTCTCTATGCCGCCAAAAGGAAGCCCAAGCTTCTTGTTCCCTATCAGTAA
- the LOC112758054 gene encoding calmodulin-binding protein 60 B isoform X3, translating into MAPNKRGSLSDEGNDERDLQLPLCKRKAALPDTRYLSSLDSTNHMALILEPVIRKVLQEMMPPMLEQVMPRMLEQVIPPILQRYLPSPCDGLSVRGQISPAAGRGRSLQLCLMKGLPATIFTQISITAEDSSPLQVAVCDATIQNIKVTNSLKVQLCVLKGDFESEDWTAEEFNSNIESPREGKGPLLKGDTVITMENGVGFFKNVEFTDNSCWTRSGKFRLGIKVLSSNSSPAADIKEARSERIRVKDKRGVANEKPDRPSLDDKVSCLRKIAKNGPIRKQLSSNGIKTVKDLLRLLTTDQASLKQKTGHIPGKSWEKIIEHAKSCAIDNDERYIYQYFAGTAEQPIAASLVLNCIYEPVAISFDGQNFCSLESLSSEGKRWVETAKRQAYKNLKDLKPFGASSAGQSLENFDFPVSHQQGQGVGQAQMVQASASTASYIGEGAQSVNEQVGCSSQHQVGWEEFVDDSGWSNISMNAIQVDPYPNYSDPVYPSYYVGGDYGATSSNDSFPIFDVHYSSKGGCNTVWAKIRTAVIRNVLKWAILYAAKRKPKLLVPYQ; encoded by the exons ATGGCACCAAACAAGAGAGGATCATTAAGCGATGAGGGTAATGATGAGAGAGACCTTCAGCTCCCTCTTTGTAAACGAAAAGCAGCACTACCAGACACCCGGTACctctcttctcttgattccaCCAATCACATGGCGTTGATCTTGGAACCTGTAATTCGGAAAGTG TTACAGGAGATGATGCCACCTATGCTAGAACAGGTGATGCCACGTATGCTGGAACAGGTGATTCCACCTATACTGCAGCGTTACCTACCTTCTCCATG TGATGGATTATCGGTCAGGGGGCAGATTAGTCCAGCAGCTGGTAGAGGCAGATCATTGCAGTTATGTCTGATGAAAGGGTTGCCTGCAACCATTTTCACACAGATCAGCATCACAGCAGAGGACAGTTCTCCGCTCCAGGTTGCAGTGTGTGATGCCACAATTCAGAACATCAAGGTAACGAACTCCTTGAAGGTCCAGCTGTGTGTCCTGAAGGGTGATTTTGAAAGTGAGGATTGGACTGCTGAGGAATTCAATAGCAACATAGAAAGTCCAAGAGAAGGAAAAGGACCATTACTCAAGGGAGACACGGTTATTACCATGGAAAATGGAGTTGGCTTTTTCAAGAATGTTGAGTTTACTGATAACTCTTGCTGGACAAGAAGCGGCAAGTTCCGGCTTGGAATTAAGGTACTGTCATCGAATTCATCCCCTGCAGCAGACATCAAGGAAGCAAGAAGCGAGCGTATAAGGGTGAAGGATAAGCGAGGAGTGG CAAATGAGAAACCGGATCGTCCTTCGTTGGATGACAAGGTGAGTTGTCTACGTAAGATAGCGAAAAATGGTCCGATCCGCAAGCAGCTGTCCTCGAATGGAATCAAAACTGTCAAGGATCTGTTGCGCTTGCTCACAACTGACCAAGCTTCACTAAAACAG AAAACCGGCCACATTCCGGGGAAGTCGTGGGAGAAGATTATTGAGCATGCCAAGTCTTGTGCCATAGATAATGATGAGCGCTACATCTATCAGTATTTCGCAGGAACAGCAGAGCAACCAATAGCAGCATCCCTTGTCTTAAATTGCATCTATGAGCCTGTGGCGATTTCATTTGATGGCCAAAATTTTTGCAGCCTAGAGTCTTTGAGTTCGGAAGGCAAg CGTTGGGTGGAAACTGCAAAGCGGCAAGCATACAAGAACTTGAAGGATTTGAAGCCATTTGGCGCAAGTTCAGCGGGTCAATCTCTGGAAAACTTTGATTTCCCAGTTTCTCATCAGCAAG GGCAAGGAGTAGGGCAAGCACAAATGGTTCAAGCATCGGCATCGACAGCATCATATATTGGTGAAGGCGCACAGAGTGTTAACGAGCAAGTAGGGTGTTCCAGTCAACATCAGGTGGGATGGGAAGAGTTCGTTGACGATAGCGGATGGAGCAACATCAGCATGAATGCAATACAGGTTGATCCGTATCCAAATTACTCGGACCCAGTTTACCCCTCTTACTATGTTGGAGGTGATTATGGGGCAACATCATCCAACGATTCATTCCCTATCTTTGATGTTCATTATTCAAGCAAAGGTGGGTGCAACACTGTGTGGGCTAAAATCCGAACTGCTGTCATTCGTAATGTTCTTAAATGGGCCATTCTCTATGCCGCCAAAAGGAAGCCCAAGCTTCTTGTTCCCTATCAGTAA
- the LOC112758054 gene encoding calmodulin-binding protein 60 B isoform X4: MAPNKRGSLSDEGNDERDLQLPLCKRKAALPDTRYLSSLDSTNHMALILEPVIRKVLQEMMPPMLEQVMPRMLEQVIPPILQRYLPSPWGQISPAAGRGRSLQLCLMKGLPATIFTQISITAEDSSPLQVAVCDATIQNIKVTNSLKVQLCVLKGDFESEDWTAEEFNSNIESPREGKGPLLKGDTVITMENGVGFFKNVEFTDNSCWTRSGKFRLGIKVLSSNSSPAADIKEARSERIRVKDKRGVANEKPDRPSLDDKVSCLRKIAKNGPIRKQLSSNGIKTVKDLLRLLTTDQASLKQKTGHIPGKSWEKIIEHAKSCAIDNDERYIYQYFAGTAEQPIAASLVLNCIYEPVAISFDGQNFCSLESLSSEGKRWVETAKRQAYKNLKDLKPFGASSAGQSLENFDFPVSHQQGQGVGQAQMVQASASTASYIGEGAQSVNEQVGCSSQHQVGWEEFVDDSGWSNISMNAIQVDPYPNYSDPVYPSYYVGGDYGATSSNDSFPIFDVHYSSKGGCNTVWAKIRTAVIRNVLKWAILYAAKRKPKLLVPYQ; the protein is encoded by the exons ATGGCACCAAACAAGAGAGGATCATTAAGCGATGAGGGTAATGATGAGAGAGACCTTCAGCTCCCTCTTTGTAAACGAAAAGCAGCACTACCAGACACCCGGTACctctcttctcttgattccaCCAATCACATGGCGTTGATCTTGGAACCTGTAATTCGGAAAGTG TTACAGGAGATGATGCCACCTATGCTAGAACAGGTGATGCCACGTATGCTGGAACAGGTGATTCCACCTATACTGCAGCGTTACCTACCTTCTCCATG GGGGCAGATTAGTCCAGCAGCTGGTAGAGGCAGATCATTGCAGTTATGTCTGATGAAAGGGTTGCCTGCAACCATTTTCACACAGATCAGCATCACAGCAGAGGACAGTTCTCCGCTCCAGGTTGCAGTGTGTGATGCCACAATTCAGAACATCAAGGTAACGAACTCCTTGAAGGTCCAGCTGTGTGTCCTGAAGGGTGATTTTGAAAGTGAGGATTGGACTGCTGAGGAATTCAATAGCAACATAGAAAGTCCAAGAGAAGGAAAAGGACCATTACTCAAGGGAGACACGGTTATTACCATGGAAAATGGAGTTGGCTTTTTCAAGAATGTTGAGTTTACTGATAACTCTTGCTGGACAAGAAGCGGCAAGTTCCGGCTTGGAATTAAGGTACTGTCATCGAATTCATCCCCTGCAGCAGACATCAAGGAAGCAAGAAGCGAGCGTATAAGGGTGAAGGATAAGCGAGGAGTGG CAAATGAGAAACCGGATCGTCCTTCGTTGGATGACAAGGTGAGTTGTCTACGTAAGATAGCGAAAAATGGTCCGATCCGCAAGCAGCTGTCCTCGAATGGAATCAAAACTGTCAAGGATCTGTTGCGCTTGCTCACAACTGACCAAGCTTCACTAAAACAG AAAACCGGCCACATTCCGGGGAAGTCGTGGGAGAAGATTATTGAGCATGCCAAGTCTTGTGCCATAGATAATGATGAGCGCTACATCTATCAGTATTTCGCAGGAACAGCAGAGCAACCAATAGCAGCATCCCTTGTCTTAAATTGCATCTATGAGCCTGTGGCGATTTCATTTGATGGCCAAAATTTTTGCAGCCTAGAGTCTTTGAGTTCGGAAGGCAAg CGTTGGGTGGAAACTGCAAAGCGGCAAGCATACAAGAACTTGAAGGATTTGAAGCCATTTGGCGCAAGTTCAGCGGGTCAATCTCTGGAAAACTTTGATTTCCCAGTTTCTCATCAGCAAG GGCAAGGAGTAGGGCAAGCACAAATGGTTCAAGCATCGGCATCGACAGCATCATATATTGGTGAAGGCGCACAGAGTGTTAACGAGCAAGTAGGGTGTTCCAGTCAACATCAGGTGGGATGGGAAGAGTTCGTTGACGATAGCGGATGGAGCAACATCAGCATGAATGCAATACAGGTTGATCCGTATCCAAATTACTCGGACCCAGTTTACCCCTCTTACTATGTTGGAGGTGATTATGGGGCAACATCATCCAACGATTCATTCCCTATCTTTGATGTTCATTATTCAAGCAAAGGTGGGTGCAACACTGTGTGGGCTAAAATCCGAACTGCTGTCATTCGTAATGTTCTTAAATGGGCCATTCTCTATGCCGCCAAAAGGAAGCCCAAGCTTCTTGTTCCCTATCAGTAA
- the LOC112758055 gene encoding calmodulin-binding protein 60 B isoform X2, giving the protein MALNKRASSCNEGNDERDLQVSLCKRKAVPDTRTASGISSTNDMAFLRESKFKRVLEQVIPSMLEQAIPPMLEKVIPPMLEQMIPPMLHRSLSSPCHGFLVKRKISPAAGGGRSLQLCLMKGLPSTIFTHINIRAEDSSTLQVAVCDATVQHSKVTMGDGPSLKVQLCVLRGDFEIEDWTAEEFNSNIESQREGKGPLLKGDTVITIENGVGFFKNVEFTDNSCWTRSGKFRIGVRVLHSNSPAVADIKEGRSEPIRVKDKRGVANQKPDRPSLDDKIAGKYWEKIIEHAKSCEIDKNERYIYQYFTRTAEQPKAISLLLNCIYEPVAISYDGQNFCSVECLDAEGKRCVETIKQDAYKNLNDLKPFEASSRNTGVVGEGQGHMVQPWAIGGGEQVGCSSKQLLYEAKWEEYMNPLQLDQFLINYPLNSDGGDYGAKSFD; this is encoded by the exons ATGGCACTAAACAAGCGAGCATCGTCATGCAATGAGGGAAATGATGAGAGAGACCTTCAAGTCTCTCTTTGTAAACGAAAAGCAGTGCCAGACACCCG CACTGCTTCCGGTATTAGTTCCACCAATGACATGGCGTTCCTCCGGGAATCTAAATTTAAGAGAGTG TTAGAACAGGTTATTCCATCAATGCTAGAACAGGCAATTCCGCCTATGTTAGAAAAGGTGATTCCGCCTATGCTAGAACAGATGATTCCACCTATGCTGCACCGTTCGCTATCTTCCCCATG TCATGGATTTTTGGTCAAGCGGAAGATTAGTCCAGCAGCAGGTGGAGGCAGATCATTGCAGTTATGTCTGATGAAAGGGTTGCCTTCAACCATTTTCACACACATCAACATCAGAGCGGAGGACAGTTCCACGCTCCAAGTTGCGGTGTGCGATGCCACAGTTCAGCACTCCAAGGTCACCATGGGAGATGGTCCCTCCTTGAAGGTCCAGCTATGCGTCCTGAGGGGTGACTTTGAAATTGAGGATTGGACTGCTGAGGAATTCAATAGCAACATAGAAAGTCAAAGAGAAGGAAAAGGACCATTGCTCAAGGGAGACACGGTTATTACCATTGAAAATGGAGTTGGCTTTTTCAAGAATGTTGAGTTTACTGATAACTCTTGCTGGACCAGAAGTGGCAAGTTCCGGATTGGAGTTAGAGTACTGCATTCGAATTCTCCCGCTGTAGCAGACatcaaagaaggaagaagtgagCCTATAAGGGTGAAGGATAAGCGAGGAGTCG CAAATCAGAAACCGGATCGTCCTTCATTAGATGACAAG ATTGCGGGGAAGTATTGGGAGAAGATTATTGAGCATGCTAAGTCTTGTGAGATAGATAAAAATGAGCGCTACATCTACCAGTATTTCACAAGAACAGCAGAGCAACCAAAAGCAATATCCCTGCTCTTAAATTGCATCTATGAGCCTGTGGCTATTTCATATGATGGCCAAAATTTTTGCAGTGTAGAGTGTTTGGATGCGGAAGGCAAG CGTTGCGTGGAAACAATAAAGCAGGATGCATACAAGAACCTGAATGATTTGAAACCATTTGAAGCAAGTTCGAGGAACACCGGTGTTGTAGGGGAAGGGCAAGGACATATGGTTCAACCATGGGCAATCGGTGGAGGCGAACAAGTAGGGTGTTCCAGTAAACAACTGCTATATGAGGCCAAATGGGAAGAGTACATGAATCCATTACAGCTTGATCAGTTTCTAATAAATTACCCCTTGAACTCTGATGGAGGTGATTATGGGGCAAAATCATTCGACTAA
- the LOC112758055 gene encoding calmodulin-binding protein 60 B isoform X1: MALNKRASSCNEGNDERDLQVSLCKRKAVPDTRTASGISSTNDMAFLRESKFKRVLEQVIPSMLEQAIPPMLEKVIPPMLEQMIPPMLHRSLSSPCHGFLVKRKISPAAGGGRSLQLCLMKGLPSTIFTHINIRAEDSSTLQVAVCDATVQHSKVTMGDGPSLKVQLCVLRGDFEIEDWTAEEFNSNIESQREGKGPLLKGDTVITIENGVGFFKNVEFTDNSCWTRSGKFRIGVRVLHSNSPAVADIKEGRSEPIRVKDKRGVANQKPDRPSLDDKVSCLHKISKYGQICRQLSDDGIKTVKDLLRRHTTDQASLRQIAGKYWEKIIEHAKSCEIDKNERYIYQYFTRTAEQPKAISLLLNCIYEPVAISYDGQNFCSVECLDAEGKRCVETIKQDAYKNLNDLKPFEASSRNTGVVGEGQGHMVQPWAIGGGEQVGCSSKQLLYEAKWEEYMNPLQLDQFLINYPLNSDGGDYGAKSFD, from the exons ATGGCACTAAACAAGCGAGCATCGTCATGCAATGAGGGAAATGATGAGAGAGACCTTCAAGTCTCTCTTTGTAAACGAAAAGCAGTGCCAGACACCCG CACTGCTTCCGGTATTAGTTCCACCAATGACATGGCGTTCCTCCGGGAATCTAAATTTAAGAGAGTG TTAGAACAGGTTATTCCATCAATGCTAGAACAGGCAATTCCGCCTATGTTAGAAAAGGTGATTCCGCCTATGCTAGAACAGATGATTCCACCTATGCTGCACCGTTCGCTATCTTCCCCATG TCATGGATTTTTGGTCAAGCGGAAGATTAGTCCAGCAGCAGGTGGAGGCAGATCATTGCAGTTATGTCTGATGAAAGGGTTGCCTTCAACCATTTTCACACACATCAACATCAGAGCGGAGGACAGTTCCACGCTCCAAGTTGCGGTGTGCGATGCCACAGTTCAGCACTCCAAGGTCACCATGGGAGATGGTCCCTCCTTGAAGGTCCAGCTATGCGTCCTGAGGGGTGACTTTGAAATTGAGGATTGGACTGCTGAGGAATTCAATAGCAACATAGAAAGTCAAAGAGAAGGAAAAGGACCATTGCTCAAGGGAGACACGGTTATTACCATTGAAAATGGAGTTGGCTTTTTCAAGAATGTTGAGTTTACTGATAACTCTTGCTGGACCAGAAGTGGCAAGTTCCGGATTGGAGTTAGAGTACTGCATTCGAATTCTCCCGCTGTAGCAGACatcaaagaaggaagaagtgagCCTATAAGGGTGAAGGATAAGCGAGGAGTCG CAAATCAGAAACCGGATCGTCCTTCATTAGATGACAAGGTGAGTTGTCTGCATAAGATCTCGAAATATGGTCAGATCTGCAGGCAGTTGTCAGACGACGGAATTAAAACTGTCAAGGATCTGTTGCGCCGGCACACAACTGACCAAGCTTCACTAAGACAG ATTGCGGGGAAGTATTGGGAGAAGATTATTGAGCATGCTAAGTCTTGTGAGATAGATAAAAATGAGCGCTACATCTACCAGTATTTCACAAGAACAGCAGAGCAACCAAAAGCAATATCCCTGCTCTTAAATTGCATCTATGAGCCTGTGGCTATTTCATATGATGGCCAAAATTTTTGCAGTGTAGAGTGTTTGGATGCGGAAGGCAAG CGTTGCGTGGAAACAATAAAGCAGGATGCATACAAGAACCTGAATGATTTGAAACCATTTGAAGCAAGTTCGAGGAACACCGGTGTTGTAGGGGAAGGGCAAGGACATATGGTTCAACCATGGGCAATCGGTGGAGGCGAACAAGTAGGGTGTTCCAGTAAACAACTGCTATATGAGGCCAAATGGGAAGAGTACATGAATCCATTACAGCTTGATCAGTTTCTAATAAATTACCCCTTGAACTCTGATGGAGGTGATTATGGGGCAAAATCATTCGACTAA